The following proteins are encoded in a genomic region of Brachypodium distachyon strain Bd21 chromosome 1, Brachypodium_distachyon_v3.0, whole genome shotgun sequence:
- the LOC100828928 gene encoding sarcoplasmic reticulum histidine-rich calcium-binding protein — protein MVASAPHVALAAAVLVLFLPPLLASVVAAQQGKAKAFCISQFTIASQACSILPPSPPEDEPHHHDDDDDDDDDEHEHGDGDRRVHHGHHGGHAAVHSIASLARLMATDNNDSIVGDVAVHGRNNGTGHGARNGTGTGHHGGRNHTRRGRGRGRGRLRGSGRRGRLRDEDPDHDDDHDEDPDHDDDHDEDPDHDDDHDDDDEHDDDDDDDDDDDDDHHHHEHHHDEELRAYRDCCRWLQEVQKDCVCDALLRLPPFLVKPQHKYVVRVGRTCRIVYRCGGV, from the coding sequence ATGGTGGCATCGGCGCCCCACGTCGCGCTCGCGGCGGCCGTCCTTgttctcttcctccctcccctcctgGCGTCCGTCGTCGCCGCGCAGCAGGGCAAGGCCAAGGCCTTCTGCATCAGCCAGTTCACCATCGCCAGCCAGGCCTGCTCcatcctgcctcccagccctccCGAGGACGAGCCCCACCACCACgacgatgatgacgacgacgacgacgacgagcacgAGCACGGCGACGGAGACCGCCGCGTCCATCACGGCCACCACGGCGGCCACGCCGCGGTGCACAGCATCGCGTCGCTCGCCCGTCTGATGGCGACGGACAACAATGACAGCATCGTCGGTGACGTCGCTGTCCACGGCAGGAACAACGGCACTGGCCACGGCGCCAGGAACGGCACGGGTACCGGGCACCACGGCGGCAGGAACCACACGCGCCGTggacgcgggcgcgggcgcgggcgtcTGCGTGGGAGCGGGCGGCGTGGCCGTCTGCGCGATGAGGACCCTGACCACGACGACGACCACGATGAGGACCCTGACCACGACGACGACCACGATGAGGACCCCGACCACGACGACGATCACGATGACGATGACGagcatgatgatgatgacgatgatgatgacgatgacgacgacgaccaccaccaccacgagcaccaccatgacgaggagctccgggcgTACCGCGACTGCTGCCGGTGGCTGCAGGAGGTGCAGAAGGACTGCGTCTGTGACgcgctgctgcggctgccgcCGTTCCTCGTCAAGCCGCAGCACAAGTACGTCGTCCGGGTCGGCCGGACGTGCCGGATCGTCTACCGCTGCGGCGGCGTCTAG
- the LOC100821993 gene encoding adenylate isopentenyltransferase 3, chloroplastic: MESKKGVNNVQQLSPKPKVVFVLGATATGKSKLAIALAEHFGGEVINSDKMQVYEGFPIATNKVTEEERGGVPHHLLGVLHPDADFTAEDFRREAQKAISGVLSAGRVPVVAGGSNTYIVALVEGEGGAFRKAHDSLFLWLDAAPSMLEWYAGLRVGEMMRRGLVIEARNAFRGADADYTRGVRRAIGLPELHAYLQAERDMGGPLSVPSAMLQRAASEIKASTFALIRSQTTKIRRLSGRDGWDVRRIDVTPVFSATAQGVGVRDTWDNFVWGPCQDLLRVFLGPVAVGTVPGTTAAAAAVSAAPAADDAAGTEVLKFHLPAVTAAFSPSLPVVEEEKNYKQEKAVNAAFSPALPVAEEKFNNNDNKAADVEMLENEPSGGAANGDGGNASVDGADVPAPAAAEAASATKL, encoded by the coding sequence ATGGAGTCCAAGAAGGGCGTCAACAACGTCCAGCAGCTGTCCCCCAAGCCCAAGGTCGTGTTCGTTCTGGGAGCCACTGCCACCGGGAAATCCAAGCTCGCAATCGCTCTCGCCGAGCATTTCGGCGGCGAGGTAATCAACTCTGACAAGATGCAGGTCTACGAGGGCTTCCCGATCGCGACCAACAAGGTGACCGAagaggagcgcggcggggtGCCGCACCACCTCCTGGGCGTGCTGCACCCGGACGCCGACTTCACTGCTGAGGACTTCCGGCGCGAGGCGCAGAAGGCCATCTCCGGCGTCCTCTCGGCCGGGCGAGTCCCCGTGGTGGCCGGCGGGTCCAACACTTACATCGTGGCCCTGGTGGAAGGGGAAGGCGGGGCCTTCCGGAAGGCCCACGACAGCCTTTTCCTGTGGCTGGACGCGGCGCCCTCGATGCTGGAGTGGTACGCGGGGCTGCGCGTGGGCGAGATGATGCGCCGCGGGCTGGTGATCGAGGCGCGCAACGCGTTCCggggcgccgacgccgacTACACCCGGGGCGTGCGCCGCGCCATCGGGCTGCCCGAGCTGCACGCCTACCTGCAGGCCGAGCGCGACATGGGCGGGCCACTGAGCGTGCCGTCGGCCATGCTGCAGAGAGCGGCGAGCGAGATCAAGGCCAGCACCTTCGCCCTCATCCGCTCGCAGACGACCAAGATCCGCCGCCTCAGCGGCCGCGACGGATGGGATGTCCGCAGGATAGACGTGACCCCGGTGTTCTCTGCCACGGCCCAGGGCGTCGGGGTCAGGGACACCTGGGACAACTTTGTCTGGGGACCGTGCCAGGACCTGCTCAGGGTTTTCCTCGGTCCTGTCGCTGTGGGAACCGTGCCCGGaaccactgctgctgctgctgctgttagtgctgctcctgctgctgatgATGCAGCGGGGACGGAGGTGCTGAAGTTTCACCTCCCTGCTGTGACTGCTGCTTTTTCCCCAAGCCTGCCAGTggtggaagaagagaaaaactaCAAACAAGAAAAGGCTGTCAATGCTGCATTTTCCCCCGCCCTGCCAGTGGCGGAAGAGAAGTTcaacaacaacgacaacaaagCTGCCGACGTCGAAATGCTTGAGAATGAACCTTCAGGCGGTGCTGCCAACGGTGATGGAGGCAATGCCAGCGTCGACGGCGCCGATGTTCCTGCTCCGGCTGCAGCCGAAGCGGCGTCCGCCACTAAACTCTGA